The segment CCACGTGGTCTACCAGCCCATCGTCCAGCTCGAAGCCGGTACGGCACTGGGCTACGAGGCGCTCGCGCGCTTCAGCGGCGAACCGCTGCGCTCGCCGGACCGCTGGTTTCTCGAGGCCGGCGAGGTCGGCCTGCAGCGCGAGCTGGAGATCGCGCTGATCGTCGAGGCGCTCAAGGGGCTCGAGCAGTTGCCAGGCGACAGCTATATCTCGCTCAACGTCTCGCCGGAGACCATCATCGGCGGCCAGCTGAGGCCGGTGCTGGAAGAGCAGCCGCTGGCGCGGCTGATGCTGGAGATCACCGAGCATGCCTGCATCTGCGACTACGAGCGGGTCGAGGAAGAACTGCGCCCGCTGCGCGAGCGCGGCCTGCGCCTGGCGGTCGACGATGCCGGTGCCGGCTATGCGAGTTTCCGCCACATCCTCAGGCTGCGGCCGGACGTCATCAAGCTCGACGGCAGCCTGATCAATAACCTGGACGGCGACAGCAACTGCCGGGCGCTGGCGGCCGCGCTGATCCGCTTCGCCGCGGAAACCGGCAGCAAGGTAGTTGCCGAAGGGGTGGAAACCGAGGAGGAGCTGGCCGTGCTGCGCACGCTCGGCGTGAAAAAGGCCCAGGGTTATCTGCTCGGCCGCCCGGCGCCGCTGGGCGCGGCCAGCTAGGTGCGCTCGGTGACTTCGCAGCCCTTGAGCACCAGGCGGATGATGGTTTCGGCCGCCGCCTCGTAGTCGCTGTCTTCGAGCGCCGCCTTGCCGGTCACGGTGGAAATCTGCCAGTCGAAGTCGGCGTAGGTCTGGGTGGCCGCCCAGATGCTGAACAGCAGGTGGTTGGGGTCGACCCTGGCCATCAGCCCGGCGTCGATCCAGCGCTGGATGCAGGCGATATTGTGCGCCGCCTGGGCGTTGAGCTGGGCCACGCGTTCCGGCGACAGATGCGGCGCCCCGTGCATGATCTCGCTGGCGAAGACCTTCGATGCGTAGGCGTGGTCGCGCGAGATGCGGATTTTCGTGCGGATGTAGGCGCGCAACACATCGCCCGGTTCGCCGGGCTCGTTGAACGGCGCGGATGCTTCGAGCAGCGGCTCGACGATGCTTTCCAGCACCTCTCGGTAGAGGTTTTCCTTGGACTTGAAGTAGTAGTAGACGTTGGGCTTGGGTAGCCCGGCGCGGGCCGCGATATCGCTCGTCTTGGTGGCGGCGAAGCCCTTCTCGGCGAATTCTTCGCTGGCGGCACGCAGGATCAGTTCTTTGTTGCGCTCACGAATGCTCGACATGCGGACCTGCTTGGCTGGCACCGCCCGGCCAGGCGGCGTTGCGCGGCATGCTAGCACCCGCTTCTTCGGCCTCTCAACCGCACCGCCGCTCGTCGGGCGCCGCGTCGGTCGGCGGTTCCGCTATCAAGTTCAGCGGCGGCAGGCCGCTAAGCCTGTTTGCCTGTACTGAAAATTGTGTACAGTGATGGCCAAATGATGTGTACGAAATTACCCGCACGAGGTTGCCTCCATGCCGTTCTTCAAGCGCAGCATCCAGTGGCAGTTGATCCTCAGCATGGGCGCTGCCCTGCTGACGAGTCTGCTGATCGTCATTCTGGTCTACGCCTCTGCCGTCGAACGGCTGGCCGAGCGCTACCTGCTCGACGAGGCGTTGCCGGCCAACATCAACGCCATCGCGCATGACATCGAACGCACCCTGGCCGGCCCGATCACCGCGACCGCGGCGATCGCCGGCAACACGCTGGTGCATGACTGGCTCGGCCAGGGCGAGGACCCGCAGCAGGCCGCCGCCATTGCCCGCTACCTGCACGGCGTCAAGACGCAGCAGAACGCACTGGCCACCTCCATCGCCGTGCTCGACAGCGGGCACTACTATTCCGACGCGGGGCTCAGCCGCACGCTGTCGCGCTCGGCAGCCGCCGACGCCTGGTTCTACAGCCTGGTCGACGGCAGTCAGGAGCGCCGGCTGGAGCTGGACATCGACAAGGCGACCCGCCAGCCGACGCTGTTCATCAATCAGCGCATCAGCGCCGGCGGGCGTGTGCTCGGCGTCGCCGGGCTGGGCTACAGCCTGAGCAGCATGTCCGCGCTGATCGCCGACTTCCGCTTTGGCGAGCGCGGCGAGGTATACCTCGTCGGCAGTGACGGACAGGTCAAGATCCATCCGCAGAGCGAGCGCAACGGGCGTGCCGCGCTCACCGAGCTGACCGGCGCCGAGGCGGCCGGGCAACTGCAGTCCGGCAGCGGCGGGGTGGTGCGCTTCGAGCGCGACGGCGAGACCTTTCTGGCCATGGCCAAGCCGCTCGAAGGCCTCGGCTGGCAGCTGGTCGCCGAGGTGCCGGAGGCCGAGATCTTCGGCGAGGCACGGCGCACCCTGTGGACCACCAGCCTGATCGGCGCGGCCATTGGCCTGGCCTTTCTCGGCGTGATCGTGCTGCTGGCTCGCGGACTGGTACGGCCGATTCGGCAGGTCACGGCCGCGCTGGTCGAGATCGGCGGCGGTGGCGGTGACCTGACCCGTCGGCTCGACGAGAGCCGGGCCGACGAGCTTGGCGACCTGGCGCGAGGGTTCAACCGCTTCATTGCCAGCCTGCGCGGGTTGATCGGCGACGTGCTGAAGACCGGCGAGCAGTTGCGCACGGCGGTCGGCCAGGTTGCGCGGGTGGTCGACGACACCGCGATGCGCGCCGGGCGACAGCACGAGATGACCGACATGGTGGCTACCGCCGTGCACGAGATGGGCCTGACCGTGCAGGAGATCGCGCGCAATGCCAGCAACGCCGCGCAGGCGTCGCAGGGCGCGCGCAGCGAAGCGCTGGAGGCGCGCCAGGTGGTTGGCGAGTCCATTGCCCATATCGAGCGGATGTCCGGGCAGATCGGCCAGGCAGCCGGTTCGGTGACCGAGCTGGCGCAGCAGGTGGCTTCCATCGATCAGGTGCTGGCGGTGATTCGCAGCATTTCCGAGCAGACCAACCTGCTGGCGCTGAACGCGGCGATCGAAGCCGCCCGTGCCGGCGACATGGGCCGAGGGTTTGCCGTGGTCGCCGACGAGGTGCGGACCCTGGCCAGTCGCACCCAGGCCTCCACCGACGAGATCCAGCAGATGATCGCGCGGCTGAAGAGCGGTGCCGAGACCGCCGTCGGCGCCATGCACGCCGGCCAGGCGGCCACCGGCACCGGCGTGGCGGCCAGCCAGCGTACCGGGCAGTCGCTCGGCGCAATCACCGAGCAGGTCGAGTCGATCAGCGACATGAACACCCAAGTGGCTGCCGCGACCGAGGAGCAGAGCAGCGTGACCGAGGAGATCACCCGCAATGTGCAGGGTATCGCCGACCTGGCGCAGGCCACCGCGCGCGATGTTCAGGCCTGCCGCAGCGACTGTCAGGCGCTCTCGCAACTGGCCGTGGACCTGGGGCGGCAGATGGGAAGTTTCCGGTTGTAAGGGGCAGCGGCCGTGGCGCAGAACCTCCGTTTCTTGCGCGCCTGGTTTGGCCACTGCGGTTCGCGCAGCGTGATGGCGATTGGCGAGGCGCCTGCCGGCCTGGTGGAGCCTGGCGGGCGATGCGCGTTTTCCAATCGCCGACCCCATGTCGCTGGCTTCTTTCCGCGCGGGCTCCATTCGGCCTCCGAGGGGCCGTTGGCGTTGCCTGTCAGACCTTGCAAGGTGAGGTGAAGCCAAAACAGAGCGGAGCCTGGCGAAGTGCTCTGCTCGAACTTCTCGGTGACGCGGCCGCGCCCGCGCCAGAAGGCCGGGTGGTGCTGTGCACGGAAGACGTGAGGCGTGGAGGCCGAGCGAGTGACGATGGACGGCGCCGCGAGGCAAGGACGTCCCTTCGTGAAGGGGCCCCTGTGCAGCGCCGGAGCGGGCAATCGGGCCGTGAAATGGCGAGATCGTGCTGTCGGGCGTTTGCTCGTTTCGCGCCGGCCGGCGATCCGGAGCGATGCGCAAGTGGCTCGGCCGCAGAGCCGAGATCCGGGTTGGCAGCCCGCTCGGCACGCGTCCGATCCATCAGGCCGGCTGCGGCGCAACGCTCGCCGGTCCGCTACCCGTCTCGCTGCCACATCAGTCTTCAACCACAAAAAAGGGCGACCCGCGGGCCGCCCTTTTCGGTGTTGCCGCAGACTCAGAAATGCACCTTGACGATGGCGCTGAAGGTGTTCTGGTCGGTCTTGCCCACGAAGTTGCGGCTCACGAAGCCGCCATCCTCGATGCCGTACTTGTTGCTCCAGTAGTCGTACTCGATACCGACGTACAGCTGCTTCTCGCCCCAGTTCAGCGCCTTGCCCAGGTCGTACTTGATCTGCGGGGTGAAGTGGAAGTTGGCGTGGTATTCCTCGCCGCGCGAGTTGCGGTCGTTGTCCACCACCCAGTCGATGAAGCCGTCGATGAGGATGTCCGAGTTGCCCACCGGCAGGGTGTAGCCCCACACCGGGGTGATCTGCCAGACGCCATCGCCGGCGCGATCGCCGTCGGTGTTGCGGTTGTAGATGTTCAGCGAGAAGTAGTCGAAGCCCGGGATGTCGAGATCGAAGCCGGGGCCGATCAGGTAGCTCTCCACGTCGCCTTCGCCGAACTCGTAGGTCATGGCCAGCAAGACGTCCTTGACCGGACCGACGCTCAGGTCGCGCTGGAAGATCTTGCCGAACGACAGGCGTGGGGAAAATTCGCCGTAGAAGCTGCTGTCGTCGTTGCCGTTGTCGTTGCCCTTGCCGTTGTAGTGGATCGAGTCGACGAAGAAGAAGGTGTCGCCGTACTTCCAGCCATTGACGTGTTCGAAGGTCACGGTCTGCTGGATCGGCGAGTCGATCTTGTAGTTGTGCCCGTACAGGTAGGTCAGGCTGTTGTTCTGCCAGTACAGCAGGCCTTCGGCCATCGCCGGCGCGGCCAGCGTGCTGCCCGCCAGGGCCAGAGCGAGGGGAGCGGTCTTCAGGTGCATGGGGAGGTTCCTGTGGTTGCCAAGTGTCGTTTTTTGCCTCGCATTGTCTTGCAAGCGCAGCGAGGCGGGAAGCGTGCTGCGGCGTCAGCCCGGTGAACCTGCGTCGGTTCGGCTGAGGCATGGCGTCGCAGGCGACGGGCCGGTGGCGTCAGGCGGCTG is part of the Stutzerimonas balearica DSM 6083 genome and harbors:
- a CDS encoding sensor domain-containing phosphodiesterase produces the protein MVGEESNPEEATERRGPFSVLEFESSNMTISEMLAEALHAVRLHLDMDVAFIGEFREGQRIFRYVDGRASPLPIAENTGSPLDETYCQRVVDGRLPELIPDTGQLPASAFPHTPGVVVGAHLGVPIRFSDGSLFGTFCCFSSQPDHTLNVRDLHTLRLFAGFAGKLLQRQTSRARVQRSKLARIEETLRSQAYHVVYQPIVQLEAGTALGYEALARFSGEPLRSPDRWFLEAGEVGLQRELEIALIVEALKGLEQLPGDSYISLNVSPETIIGGQLRPVLEEQPLARLMLEITEHACICDYERVEEELRPLRERGLRLAVDDAGAGYASFRHILRLRPDVIKLDGSLINNLDGDSNCRALAAALIRFAAETGSKVVAEGVETEEELAVLRTLGVKKAQGYLLGRPAPLGAAS
- a CDS encoding TetR/AcrR family transcriptional regulator; its protein translation is MSSIRERNKELILRAASEEFAEKGFAATKTSDIAARAGLPKPNVYYYFKSKENLYREVLESIVEPLLEASAPFNEPGEPGDVLRAYIRTKIRISRDHAYASKVFASEIMHGAPHLSPERVAQLNAQAAHNIACIQRWIDAGLMARVDPNHLLFSIWAATQTYADFDWQISTVTGKAALEDSDYEAAAETIIRLVLKGCEVTERT
- a CDS encoding methyl-accepting chemotaxis protein, translating into MPFFKRSIQWQLILSMGAALLTSLLIVILVYASAVERLAERYLLDEALPANINAIAHDIERTLAGPITATAAIAGNTLVHDWLGQGEDPQQAAAIARYLHGVKTQQNALATSIAVLDSGHYYSDAGLSRTLSRSAAADAWFYSLVDGSQERRLELDIDKATRQPTLFINQRISAGGRVLGVAGLGYSLSSMSALIADFRFGERGEVYLVGSDGQVKIHPQSERNGRAALTELTGAEAAGQLQSGSGGVVRFERDGETFLAMAKPLEGLGWQLVAEVPEAEIFGEARRTLWTTSLIGAAIGLAFLGVIVLLARGLVRPIRQVTAALVEIGGGGGDLTRRLDESRADELGDLARGFNRFIASLRGLIGDVLKTGEQLRTAVGQVARVVDDTAMRAGRQHEMTDMVATAVHEMGLTVQEIARNASNAAQASQGARSEALEARQVVGESIAHIERMSGQIGQAAGSVTELAQQVASIDQVLAVIRSISEQTNLLALNAAIEAARAGDMGRGFAVVADEVRTLASRTQASTDEIQQMIARLKSGAETAVGAMHAGQAATGTGVAASQRTGQSLGAITEQVESISDMNTQVAAATEEQSSVTEEITRNVQGIADLAQATARDVQACRSDCQALSQLAVDLGRQMGSFRL
- a CDS encoding outer membrane protein OmpK; translated protein: MHLKTAPLALALAGSTLAAPAMAEGLLYWQNNSLTYLYGHNYKIDSPIQQTVTFEHVNGWKYGDTFFFVDSIHYNGKGNDNGNDDSSFYGEFSPRLSFGKIFQRDLSVGPVKDVLLAMTYEFGEGDVESYLIGPGFDLDIPGFDYFSLNIYNRNTDGDRAGDGVWQITPVWGYTLPVGNSDILIDGFIDWVVDNDRNSRGEEYHANFHFTPQIKYDLGKALNWGEKQLYVGIEYDYWSNKYGIEDGGFVSRNFVGKTDQNTFSAIVKVHF